One part of the Candida albicans SC5314 chromosome R, complete sequence genome encodes these proteins:
- a CDS encoding uncharacterized protein (Ortholog of C. dubliniensis CD36 : Cd36_35360, C. parapsilosis CDC317 : CPAR2_200320, Candida tenuis NRRL Y-1498 : CANTEDRAFT_136418 and Debaryomyces hansenii CBS767 : DEHA2A14080g) encodes MSISHSDRQQLLEQKRQRLQELKQRRLLQQSSRSPTPEEPHALLFKKRVDATTQTQYDEISSNKANPINQVTKKEIDKYDKSVQTTTPIQIETPSVPAEKKVNLLDKQAICENDLNEALTTSIKTVNKIQITKTIQLDQSAKRASDVNLLSGFNITATHNFKQTIRCMDVLSKSLALAFTDNEAVVYDFQESQFFPEFYLKSLSGIEIMQFDKYNNHRIVGGLSNGGICIWELGNSSISLMPVLSTPLYSSILRTSALSHLDKIVYLTQFLLDGNPCILSVSRDGVVNVWSANLLVEPKLSFKIFGSTRKADDSQVMNGLYLGPDEIVGTNFILDLIVATNDGRIYKGNGELVHEDCLSIIGSLIKLDNLIISSHSEWNFKIWKQQQVQPFKDIPTPYIVRQMIIRPQRKLQLVTVGYPNLANSRYVVDIWDLSKKIYSPITTIMESVDKIDDIAFNETGDTFIVVVKGNMTVYSIDDSKFSRFEKDDSHFDKGI; translated from the coding sequence ATGTCAATTTCCCATTCTGATCGTcaacaattattagaaCAAAAACGGCAGAGATTACAGGAATTGAAACAGAGACGTTTGTTACAACAACTGTCTCGGCTGCCCACACCTGAAGAACCGCATGCGTTGTTATTTAAAAAGCGTGTTGATGCAACAACGCAAACACAATACGATgaaatatcatcaaataaagCAAACCCCATCAACCAGGTAACAAAGAaggaaattgataaatacGACAAATCTGTTCAAACTACAACACCGATCCAAATTGAAACACCATCTGTACCTGCTGAGAAAAAAGTCAACCTTCTTGACAAGCAAGCCATTTGtgaaaatgatttgaatgaaGCTTTGACAACTTCCATCAAAACGGTgaataaaattcaaattaccAAGACAATCCAACTAGACCAATCAGCAAAACGTGCTTCGGATGTGAATTTGCTTTCGGGATTTAACATCACAGCAACTCATAATTTCAAACAGACAATTCGGTGTATGGATGTGTTGTCCAAGTCGTTAGCACTTGCGTTTACAGATAATGAAGCCGTGGTATATGATTTCCAGGAATCACAGTTTTTCCCTGAGTTTTACTTGAAGTCACTCTCAGGAATTGAAATCATgcaatttgataaatataaCAACCACCGAATAGTAGGGGGCTTGAGTAATGGTGGAATCTGTATATGGGAGTTGGGAAATAGTAGTATTTCTTTGATGCCAGTTTTGTCTACTCCGTTGTACTCGTCTATCCTTCGAACATCAGCATTGCTGCATTTAGataaaattgtttatttgacTCAGTTTCTTTTAGATGGTAATCCTTGTATCTTATCTGTGTCACGAGATGGTGTCGTTAATGTTTGGTCTGCAAACTTATTGGTGGAGCCAAAGTTGtcttttaaaatatttgggTCTACAAGAAAAGCTGACGATCTGCAAGTCATGAATGGATTGTATTTGGGACCAGATGAGATTGTTGGTACAAATTTTATTCTCGATTTAATTGTTGCTACAAACGATGGGAGAATATATAAAGGTAATGGCGAACTTGTACATGAGGACTGTCTATCTATTATTGGTTCATTAATCAAACTTGATAACCTTATAATATCGAGTCATTCTGAATGGAACttcaaaatttggaaaCAGCAACAAGTTCAGCCGTTCAAGGACATTCCAACACCATATATTGTCCGTCAGATGATAATCAGACCTCAAAGAAAATTGCAATTGGTAACTGTTGGGTATCCAAATTTGGCGAATAGTCGTTATGTTGTGGATATCTGGGATTTGAGCAAGAAGATATATTCTCCTATCACCACCATAATGGAATCTGTcgataaaattgatgatattgcCTTTAATGAAACTGGTGACACtttcattgttgttgtaaaagGTAATATGACTGTTTACTCCATTGATGATTCAAAGTTTTccagatttgaaaaagatgatTCCCATTTTGATAAAGGTATATAA